The following are encoded together in the Meriones unguiculatus strain TT.TT164.6M chromosome 16, Bangor_MerUng_6.1, whole genome shotgun sequence genome:
- the Mtch1 gene encoding mitochondrial carrier homolog 1 isoform X4, giving the protein MGASDPEVAPWAPGGAAGMAGAGAGAGARGGAPAGVEARARDPPPAHRAHPRHPRPAAQPSARRMDGGAGGPGPGDNAPTTEALFVALGAGVTALSHPLLYVKLLIQVGHEPMPPTLGTNVLGRKVLYLPSFFTYAKYIVQVDGKIGLFRGLSPRLMSNALSAVTRGSMKKVFPPDEMEQVSNKDDMKTSLKKVVKETSYEMMMQCVSRMLAHPLHVISMRCMVQFVGREAKYSGVLSSIGKIFKEEGLLGFFVGLIPHLLGDVVFLWGCNLLAHFINAYLVDDSFSQALAIRSYTKFVMGIAVSMLTYPFLLVGDLMAVNNCGLQAGLPPYSPVFKSWIHCWKYLSVQGQLFRGSSLLFRRVSSGSCFAME; this is encoded by the exons ATGGGGGCTTCAGACCCGGAAGTGGCGCCTTGGGCTCCCGGCGGCGCCGCGGGGATGGCGGGAGCCGGAGCTGGTGCGGGAGCTCGCGGCGGCGCGCCGGCGGGAGTGGAGGCCCGCGCTCGGGACCCTCCGCCGGCGCATCGCGCGCACCCCCGCCACCCTCGGCCCGCGGCTCAGCCGTCGGCGCGCAGGATGGACGGCGGCGCGGGGGGCCCGGGCCCCGGGGACAACGCCCCGACCACCGAGGCGCTGTTCGTGGCGCTGGGCGCGGGCGTGACCGCTCTCAGCCATCCGCTGCTCTACGTGAAGCTGCTGATCCAG GTGGGTCATGAGCCGATGCCTCCCACCCTTGGGACCAATGTGCTGGGAAGGAAGGTCCTCTATCTGCCGAGCTTCTTCACCTATG CCAAGTACATCGTGCAGGTGGATGGGAAAATAGGGCTGTTCCGGGGCCTGAGCCCCCGCCTGATGTCCAACGCCTTGTCCGCTGTGACCCGGGGCAGCATGAAGAAG GTTTTCCCCCCAGATGAGATGGAGCAGGTTTCCAACAAGGATGACATGAAGACTTCACTGAAGAAAGTTGTAAAGGAG ACATCCTATGAGATGATGATGCAGTGCGTGTCACGCATGCTGGCCCACCCCTTACATG tCATCTCAATGCGCTGCATGGTGCAGTTTGTGGGACGGGAAGCCAAGTACAG CGGCGTGCTGAGCTCCATTGGGAAGATTTTCAAGGAGGAGGGGCTGCTGGGATTCTTTGT CGGCTTAATCCCGCACCTCCTGGGCGATGTGGTTTTCTTGTGGGGCTGTAACCTGCTGGCCCACTTCATCAATGCCTACCTGGTGGACGACAGC TTCAGCCAGGCCCTGGCCATCCGCAGCTACACCAAGTTTGTGATGGGG ATTGCAGTGAGCATGCTGACCTACCCCTTCCTGCTCGTTGGAGATCTCATGGCCGTGAACAACTGTGG GCTGCAGGCTGggctccctccctactccccagTGTTCAAGTCCTGGATCCACTGCTGGAAATACCTGAGTGTGCAG ggccagctcttccgTGGCTCCAGCCTGCTTTTCCGGAGGGTGTCGTCAGGGTCCTGCTTTGCCATGGAGTAG
- the Mtch1 gene encoding mitochondrial carrier homolog 1 isoform X2 — protein sequence MGASDPEVAPWAPGGAAGMAGAGAGAGARGGAPAGVEARARDPPPAHRAHPRHPRPAAQPSARRMDGGAGGPGPGDNAPTTEALFVALGAGVTALSHPLLYVKLLIQVGHEPMPPTLGTNVLGRKVLYLPSFFTYAKYIVQVDGKIGLFRGLSPRLMSNALSAVTRGSMKKVFPPDEMEQVSNKDDMKTSLKKVVKETSYEMMMQCVSRMLAHPLHVISMRCMVQFVGREAKYSGVLSSIGKIFKEEGLLGFFVGLIPHLLGDVVFLWGCNLLAHFINAYLVDDSVSDTPGGLGNDQNPGSQFSQALAIRSYTKFVMGIAVSMLTYPFLLVGDLMAVNNCGLQAGLPPYSPVFKSWIHCWKYLSVQGQLFRGSSLLFRRVSSGSCFAME from the exons ATGGGGGCTTCAGACCCGGAAGTGGCGCCTTGGGCTCCCGGCGGCGCCGCGGGGATGGCGGGAGCCGGAGCTGGTGCGGGAGCTCGCGGCGGCGCGCCGGCGGGAGTGGAGGCCCGCGCTCGGGACCCTCCGCCGGCGCATCGCGCGCACCCCCGCCACCCTCGGCCCGCGGCTCAGCCGTCGGCGCGCAGGATGGACGGCGGCGCGGGGGGCCCGGGCCCCGGGGACAACGCCCCGACCACCGAGGCGCTGTTCGTGGCGCTGGGCGCGGGCGTGACCGCTCTCAGCCATCCGCTGCTCTACGTGAAGCTGCTGATCCAG GTGGGTCATGAGCCGATGCCTCCCACCCTTGGGACCAATGTGCTGGGAAGGAAGGTCCTCTATCTGCCGAGCTTCTTCACCTATG CCAAGTACATCGTGCAGGTGGATGGGAAAATAGGGCTGTTCCGGGGCCTGAGCCCCCGCCTGATGTCCAACGCCTTGTCCGCTGTGACCCGGGGCAGCATGAAGAAG GTTTTCCCCCCAGATGAGATGGAGCAGGTTTCCAACAAGGATGACATGAAGACTTCACTGAAGAAAGTTGTAAAGGAG ACATCCTATGAGATGATGATGCAGTGCGTGTCACGCATGCTGGCCCACCCCTTACATG tCATCTCAATGCGCTGCATGGTGCAGTTTGTGGGACGGGAAGCCAAGTACAG CGGCGTGCTGAGCTCCATTGGGAAGATTTTCAAGGAGGAGGGGCTGCTGGGATTCTTTGT CGGCTTAATCCCGCACCTCCTGGGCGATGTGGTTTTCTTGTGGGGCTGTAACCTGCTGGCCCACTTCATCAATGCCTACCTGGTGGACGACAGCGTGAGTGACACCCCCGGGGGGCTGGGGAACGACCAGAATCCAGGTTCCCAG TTCAGCCAGGCCCTGGCCATCCGCAGCTACACCAAGTTTGTGATGGGG ATTGCAGTGAGCATGCTGACCTACCCCTTCCTGCTCGTTGGAGATCTCATGGCCGTGAACAACTGTGG GCTGCAGGCTGggctccctccctactccccagTGTTCAAGTCCTGGATCCACTGCTGGAAATACCTGAGTGTGCAG ggccagctcttccgTGGCTCCAGCCTGCTTTTCCGGAGGGTGTCGTCAGGGTCCTGCTTTGCCATGGAGTAG
- the Mtch1 gene encoding mitochondrial carrier homolog 1 isoform X3, with the protein MGASDPEVAPWAPGGAAGMAGAGAGAGARGGAPAGVEARARDPPPAHRAHPRHPRPAAQPSARRMDGGAGGPGPGDNAPTTEALFVALGAGVTALSHPLLYVKLLIQVGHEPMPPTLGTNVLGRKVLYLPSFFTYAKYIVQVDGKIGLFRGLSPRLMSNALSAVTRGSMKKVFPPDEMEQVSNKDDMKTSLKKVVKETSYEMMMQCVSRMLAHPLHVISMRCMVQFVGREAKYSGVLSSIGKIFKEEGLLGFFVGLIPHLLGDVVFLWGCNLLAHFINAYLVDDSQFSQALAIRSYTKFVMGIAVSMLTYPFLLVGDLMAVNNCGLQAGLPPYSPVFKSWIHCWKYLSVQGQLFRGSSLLFRRVSSGSCFAME; encoded by the exons ATGGGGGCTTCAGACCCGGAAGTGGCGCCTTGGGCTCCCGGCGGCGCCGCGGGGATGGCGGGAGCCGGAGCTGGTGCGGGAGCTCGCGGCGGCGCGCCGGCGGGAGTGGAGGCCCGCGCTCGGGACCCTCCGCCGGCGCATCGCGCGCACCCCCGCCACCCTCGGCCCGCGGCTCAGCCGTCGGCGCGCAGGATGGACGGCGGCGCGGGGGGCCCGGGCCCCGGGGACAACGCCCCGACCACCGAGGCGCTGTTCGTGGCGCTGGGCGCGGGCGTGACCGCTCTCAGCCATCCGCTGCTCTACGTGAAGCTGCTGATCCAG GTGGGTCATGAGCCGATGCCTCCCACCCTTGGGACCAATGTGCTGGGAAGGAAGGTCCTCTATCTGCCGAGCTTCTTCACCTATG CCAAGTACATCGTGCAGGTGGATGGGAAAATAGGGCTGTTCCGGGGCCTGAGCCCCCGCCTGATGTCCAACGCCTTGTCCGCTGTGACCCGGGGCAGCATGAAGAAG GTTTTCCCCCCAGATGAGATGGAGCAGGTTTCCAACAAGGATGACATGAAGACTTCACTGAAGAAAGTTGTAAAGGAG ACATCCTATGAGATGATGATGCAGTGCGTGTCACGCATGCTGGCCCACCCCTTACATG tCATCTCAATGCGCTGCATGGTGCAGTTTGTGGGACGGGAAGCCAAGTACAG CGGCGTGCTGAGCTCCATTGGGAAGATTTTCAAGGAGGAGGGGCTGCTGGGATTCTTTGT CGGCTTAATCCCGCACCTCCTGGGCGATGTGGTTTTCTTGTGGGGCTGTAACCTGCTGGCCCACTTCATCAATGCCTACCTGGTGGACGACAGC CAGTTCAGCCAGGCCCTGGCCATCCGCAGCTACACCAAGTTTGTGATGGGG ATTGCAGTGAGCATGCTGACCTACCCCTTCCTGCTCGTTGGAGATCTCATGGCCGTGAACAACTGTGG GCTGCAGGCTGggctccctccctactccccagTGTTCAAGTCCTGGATCCACTGCTGGAAATACCTGAGTGTGCAG ggccagctcttccgTGGCTCCAGCCTGCTTTTCCGGAGGGTGTCGTCAGGGTCCTGCTTTGCCATGGAGTAG
- the Mtch1 gene encoding mitochondrial carrier homolog 1 isoform X1, producing MGASDPEVAPWAPGGAAGMAGAGAGAGARGGAPAGVEARARDPPPAHRAHPRHPRPAAQPSARRMDGGAGGPGPGDNAPTTEALFVALGAGVTALSHPLLYVKLLIQVGHEPMPPTLGTNVLGRKVLYLPSFFTYAKYIVQVDGKIGLFRGLSPRLMSNALSAVTRGSMKKVFPPDEMEQVSNKDDMKTSLKKVVKETSYEMMMQCVSRMLAHPLHVISMRCMVQFVGREAKYSGVLSSIGKIFKEEGLLGFFVGLIPHLLGDVVFLWGCNLLAHFINAYLVDDSVSDTPGGLGNDQNPGSQQFSQALAIRSYTKFVMGIAVSMLTYPFLLVGDLMAVNNCGLQAGLPPYSPVFKSWIHCWKYLSVQGQLFRGSSLLFRRVSSGSCFAME from the exons ATGGGGGCTTCAGACCCGGAAGTGGCGCCTTGGGCTCCCGGCGGCGCCGCGGGGATGGCGGGAGCCGGAGCTGGTGCGGGAGCTCGCGGCGGCGCGCCGGCGGGAGTGGAGGCCCGCGCTCGGGACCCTCCGCCGGCGCATCGCGCGCACCCCCGCCACCCTCGGCCCGCGGCTCAGCCGTCGGCGCGCAGGATGGACGGCGGCGCGGGGGGCCCGGGCCCCGGGGACAACGCCCCGACCACCGAGGCGCTGTTCGTGGCGCTGGGCGCGGGCGTGACCGCTCTCAGCCATCCGCTGCTCTACGTGAAGCTGCTGATCCAG GTGGGTCATGAGCCGATGCCTCCCACCCTTGGGACCAATGTGCTGGGAAGGAAGGTCCTCTATCTGCCGAGCTTCTTCACCTATG CCAAGTACATCGTGCAGGTGGATGGGAAAATAGGGCTGTTCCGGGGCCTGAGCCCCCGCCTGATGTCCAACGCCTTGTCCGCTGTGACCCGGGGCAGCATGAAGAAG GTTTTCCCCCCAGATGAGATGGAGCAGGTTTCCAACAAGGATGACATGAAGACTTCACTGAAGAAAGTTGTAAAGGAG ACATCCTATGAGATGATGATGCAGTGCGTGTCACGCATGCTGGCCCACCCCTTACATG tCATCTCAATGCGCTGCATGGTGCAGTTTGTGGGACGGGAAGCCAAGTACAG CGGCGTGCTGAGCTCCATTGGGAAGATTTTCAAGGAGGAGGGGCTGCTGGGATTCTTTGT CGGCTTAATCCCGCACCTCCTGGGCGATGTGGTTTTCTTGTGGGGCTGTAACCTGCTGGCCCACTTCATCAATGCCTACCTGGTGGACGACAGCGTGAGTGACACCCCCGGGGGGCTGGGGAACGACCAGAATCCAGGTTCCCAG CAGTTCAGCCAGGCCCTGGCCATCCGCAGCTACACCAAGTTTGTGATGGGG ATTGCAGTGAGCATGCTGACCTACCCCTTCCTGCTCGTTGGAGATCTCATGGCCGTGAACAACTGTGG GCTGCAGGCTGggctccctccctactccccagTGTTCAAGTCCTGGATCCACTGCTGGAAATACCTGAGTGTGCAG ggccagctcttccgTGGCTCCAGCCTGCTTTTCCGGAGGGTGTCGTCAGGGTCCTGCTTTGCCATGGAGTAG
- the Fgd2 gene encoding FYVE, RhoGEF and PH domain-containing protein 2 isoform X3, which translates to MEQASEEKQSSVCNLVAVFETGSRIPEAAPGPHSPECQPPLSLEPWEESPVGEALKSGPRPVSRTYLKSLKNKLPSGDWRKSCQPGDSPGPETQEPEEKRVVQELLETEQAYVARLHLLDQVFFQELLREAGRSKAFPEDVVRLIFSNISSIYRFHAQFFLPELQRRVGDWAATPRIGDVIQKLAPFLKMYGEYVKNFERAAELLATWMDKSQPFQDVVTRIQHHMLEPVQRIPRYELLLKDYVQKLPAQAPDLEDAQKALDMIFSAAQHSNAAIAEMERLQGLWEVYQRLGLEDDIVDPSNTLLREGPVLKISFRRSDPMERYLFLFNNMLLYCVPRVLQVGAQFQVRTRIDVAGMKVRELIDAEFPHSFLVSGKQRTLELQARSREEMVSWIQACQAAIDQVEKRSETFKAAVQGPQGDTQEPKPQAEELGLRAPQWVRDKMVTMCMRCQEPFNALTRRRHHCRACGYVVCAKCSDYRAELKYDGNRPNRVCLACYIFLTGSMLPEGKEDKRRGILEKEASATPDQSVMCSFLQLTGDKWGRSGPRGWCVIPRDEPLVLYVYAAPQDTKAHTSIPLLGYQVTPGPQGDPRAFQLQQSGQQLTFKAESEELQARWVRALKRAASGWTPEGPDEEGVSD; encoded by the exons atggagcaagccagtgaggAGAAGCAGAGCTCAGTGTGCAACCTGGTGGCTGTGTTTGAGACCGGCAG CAGGATCCCGGAAGCAGCACCTGGACCCCACAGCCCTGAATGCCAGCCGCCCCTGTCCCTGGAGCCTTGGGAGGAATCTCCTGTCGGGGAGGCCTTGAAGTCTGGGCCGCGGCCAGTCAGCAGGACCTACCTGAAGTCACTCAAGAATAAGCTACCAAGTGGGGATTGGAGGAAATCTTGCCAGCCTGGGGACAGCCCAGGGCCAGAGACTCAG GAACCTGAGGAGAAGAGGGTCGTGCAGGAGCTTCTGGAGACGGAGCAGGCCTACGTGGCTCGTCTGCATCTGCTTGACCAG gTGTTCTTCCAGGAGCTGCTGAGGGAGGCGGGCCGCAGCAAGGCCTTCCCCGAGGACGTGGTCAGGCTCATCTTCTCCAACATCTCCTCCATCTATCGCTTCCACGCACAGTTCTTCCTTCCAGAGCTGCAGCGGCGCGTGGGTGACTG GGCAGCCACGCCCCGCATTGGGGACGTGATCCAGAAACTGGCCCCGTTTCTAAAGATGTACGGCGAGTACGTGAAGAACTTTGAGCGGGCGGCGGAGCTCCTGGCCACCTGGATGGACAAGTCTCAGCCCTTCCAGGATGTGGTCACCCGCATCCAG CACCACATGCTGGAGCCTGTGCAGAGAATCCCGCGGTACGAACTGCTGCTCAAGGACTATGTGCAGAAGCTGCCGGCCCAGGCCCCGGACCTGGAGGATGCCCAGA AAGCGCTGGACATGATCTTCTCAGCTGCACAGCACTCCAACGCAGCCATTGCAGAGATG GAGCGGCTGCAGGGCCTGTGGGAAGTATACCAGCGGCTGGGCCTGGAGGATGACATCGTGGACCCCTCCAACACCCTGCTCCGAGAGGGCCCTGTCCTCAAGATCTCCTTCCGCCGCAGTGACCCGATGGAGCGCTACCTGTTTTTG TTCAACAACATGCTGCTGTACTGCGTGCCCCGCGTCCTCCAAGTGGGCGCCCAGTTCCAGGTGCGGACCCGCATCGATGTGGCCGGCATGAAG GTTCGGGAGCTGATTGACGCTGAGTTCCCACACTCCTTCCTGGTGTCCGGAAAGCAGCGCACGCTGGAGCTACAGGCTCG GTCCAGAGAAGAAATGGTTTCCTGGATACAG GCCTGCCAGGCAGCCATCGACCAAGTAGAGAAGCGGAGTGAAACCTTCAAGGCTGCTGTCCAGGGACCTCAGGGGGACACGCAGGAGCCCAAG CCACAGGCGGAGGAGCTGGGCCTCCGAGCGCCTCAGTGGGTCCGTGACAAGATGGTGACTATGTGTATGCGCTGCCAGGAGCCCTTCAACGCCCTGACGCGTCGGCGCCACCACTGCCGGGCTTGCGGCTAT GTGGTGTGTGCCAAGTGTTCGGACTACCGCGCAGAGCTGAAATACGACGGCAACAGGCCCAATCGAGTCTGCCTGGCCTGCTACATCTTCCTTACCGGAAGTATGCTCCCCGAGGGCAAGGAGGACAAGAGGCGGGGCATCCTGGAG AAAGAGGCCTCGGCGACGCCTGATCAGAGTGTGATGTGCAGCTTCCTGCAGCTCACGGGGGACAAGTGGGGCAGGAGCGGCCCCCGGGGCTGGTGCGTGATCCCGAGGGATGAGCCGCTGGTGCTGTATGTCTATGCTGCCCCCCAG GACACGAAGGCTCACACCTCCATCCCCCTGCTGGGCTATCAGGTGACTCCGGGCCCCCAGGGGGACCCTCGGGCTTTCCAGCTGCAGCAGTCCGGCCAGCAGCTCACCTTCAAAGCCGAATCCGAGGAGCTGCAGGCCCGCTGGGTGAGGGCTCTCAAGCGGGCGGCCAGTGGCTGGACCCCCGAGGGGCCTGACGAGGAGGGCGTGTCTGACTGA
- the Fgd2 gene encoding FYVE, RhoGEF and PH domain-containing protein 2 isoform X1: MEQASEEKQSSVCNLVAVFETGSRIPEAAPGPHSPECQPPLSLEPWEESPVGEALKSGPRPVSRTYLKSLKNKLPSGDWRKSCQPGDSPGPETQEPEEKRVVQELLETEQAYVARLHLLDQVFFQELLREAGRSKAFPEDVVRLIFSNISSIYRFHAQFFLPELQRRVGDWAATPRIGDVIQKLAPFLKMYGEYVKNFERAAELLATWMDKSQPFQDVVTRIQRSEASGSLTLQHHMLEPVQRIPRYELLLKDYVQKLPAQAPDLEDAQKALDMIFSAAQHSNAAIAEMERLQGLWEVYQRLGLEDDIVDPSNTLLREGPVLKISFRRSDPMERYLFLFNNMLLYCVPRVLQVGAQFQVRTRIDVAGMKVRELIDAEFPHSFLVSGKQRTLELQARSREEMVSWIQACQAAIDQVEKRSETFKAAVQGPQGDTQEPKPQAEELGLRAPQWVRDKMVTMCMRCQEPFNALTRRRHHCRACGYVVCAKCSDYRAELKYDGNRPNRVCLACYIFLTGSMLPEGKEDKRRGILEKEASATPDQSVMCSFLQLTGDKWGRSGPRGWCVIPRDEPLVLYVYAAPQDTKAHTSIPLLGYQVTPGPQGDPRAFQLQQSGQQLTFKAESEELQARWVRALKRAASGWTPEGPDEEGVSD; this comes from the exons atggagcaagccagtgaggAGAAGCAGAGCTCAGTGTGCAACCTGGTGGCTGTGTTTGAGACCGGCAG CAGGATCCCGGAAGCAGCACCTGGACCCCACAGCCCTGAATGCCAGCCGCCCCTGTCCCTGGAGCCTTGGGAGGAATCTCCTGTCGGGGAGGCCTTGAAGTCTGGGCCGCGGCCAGTCAGCAGGACCTACCTGAAGTCACTCAAGAATAAGCTACCAAGTGGGGATTGGAGGAAATCTTGCCAGCCTGGGGACAGCCCAGGGCCAGAGACTCAG GAACCTGAGGAGAAGAGGGTCGTGCAGGAGCTTCTGGAGACGGAGCAGGCCTACGTGGCTCGTCTGCATCTGCTTGACCAG gTGTTCTTCCAGGAGCTGCTGAGGGAGGCGGGCCGCAGCAAGGCCTTCCCCGAGGACGTGGTCAGGCTCATCTTCTCCAACATCTCCTCCATCTATCGCTTCCACGCACAGTTCTTCCTTCCAGAGCTGCAGCGGCGCGTGGGTGACTG GGCAGCCACGCCCCGCATTGGGGACGTGATCCAGAAACTGGCCCCGTTTCTAAAGATGTACGGCGAGTACGTGAAGAACTTTGAGCGGGCGGCGGAGCTCCTGGCCACCTGGATGGACAAGTCTCAGCCCTTCCAGGATGTGGTCACCCGCATCCAG CGCAGCGAGGCCTCAGGCAGCCTGACCCTGCAGCACCACATGCTGGAGCCTGTGCAGAGAATCCCGCGGTACGAACTGCTGCTCAAGGACTATGTGCAGAAGCTGCCGGCCCAGGCCCCGGACCTGGAGGATGCCCAGA AAGCGCTGGACATGATCTTCTCAGCTGCACAGCACTCCAACGCAGCCATTGCAGAGATG GAGCGGCTGCAGGGCCTGTGGGAAGTATACCAGCGGCTGGGCCTGGAGGATGACATCGTGGACCCCTCCAACACCCTGCTCCGAGAGGGCCCTGTCCTCAAGATCTCCTTCCGCCGCAGTGACCCGATGGAGCGCTACCTGTTTTTG TTCAACAACATGCTGCTGTACTGCGTGCCCCGCGTCCTCCAAGTGGGCGCCCAGTTCCAGGTGCGGACCCGCATCGATGTGGCCGGCATGAAG GTTCGGGAGCTGATTGACGCTGAGTTCCCACACTCCTTCCTGGTGTCCGGAAAGCAGCGCACGCTGGAGCTACAGGCTCG GTCCAGAGAAGAAATGGTTTCCTGGATACAG GCCTGCCAGGCAGCCATCGACCAAGTAGAGAAGCGGAGTGAAACCTTCAAGGCTGCTGTCCAGGGACCTCAGGGGGACACGCAGGAGCCCAAG CCACAGGCGGAGGAGCTGGGCCTCCGAGCGCCTCAGTGGGTCCGTGACAAGATGGTGACTATGTGTATGCGCTGCCAGGAGCCCTTCAACGCCCTGACGCGTCGGCGCCACCACTGCCGGGCTTGCGGCTAT GTGGTGTGTGCCAAGTGTTCGGACTACCGCGCAGAGCTGAAATACGACGGCAACAGGCCCAATCGAGTCTGCCTGGCCTGCTACATCTTCCTTACCGGAAGTATGCTCCCCGAGGGCAAGGAGGACAAGAGGCGGGGCATCCTGGAG AAAGAGGCCTCGGCGACGCCTGATCAGAGTGTGATGTGCAGCTTCCTGCAGCTCACGGGGGACAAGTGGGGCAGGAGCGGCCCCCGGGGCTGGTGCGTGATCCCGAGGGATGAGCCGCTGGTGCTGTATGTCTATGCTGCCCCCCAG GACACGAAGGCTCACACCTCCATCCCCCTGCTGGGCTATCAGGTGACTCCGGGCCCCCAGGGGGACCCTCGGGCTTTCCAGCTGCAGCAGTCCGGCCAGCAGCTCACCTTCAAAGCCGAATCCGAGGAGCTGCAGGCCCGCTGGGTGAGGGCTCTCAAGCGGGCGGCCAGTGGCTGGACCCCCGAGGGGCCTGACGAGGAGGGCGTGTCTGACTGA
- the Fgd2 gene encoding FYVE, RhoGEF and PH domain-containing protein 2 isoform X2 → MEQASEEKQSSVCNLVAVFETGRIPEAAPGPHSPECQPPLSLEPWEESPVGEALKSGPRPVSRTYLKSLKNKLPSGDWRKSCQPGDSPGPETQEPEEKRVVQELLETEQAYVARLHLLDQVFFQELLREAGRSKAFPEDVVRLIFSNISSIYRFHAQFFLPELQRRVGDWAATPRIGDVIQKLAPFLKMYGEYVKNFERAAELLATWMDKSQPFQDVVTRIQRSEASGSLTLQHHMLEPVQRIPRYELLLKDYVQKLPAQAPDLEDAQKALDMIFSAAQHSNAAIAEMERLQGLWEVYQRLGLEDDIVDPSNTLLREGPVLKISFRRSDPMERYLFLFNNMLLYCVPRVLQVGAQFQVRTRIDVAGMKVRELIDAEFPHSFLVSGKQRTLELQARSREEMVSWIQACQAAIDQVEKRSETFKAAVQGPQGDTQEPKPQAEELGLRAPQWVRDKMVTMCMRCQEPFNALTRRRHHCRACGYVVCAKCSDYRAELKYDGNRPNRVCLACYIFLTGSMLPEGKEDKRRGILEKEASATPDQSVMCSFLQLTGDKWGRSGPRGWCVIPRDEPLVLYVYAAPQDTKAHTSIPLLGYQVTPGPQGDPRAFQLQQSGQQLTFKAESEELQARWVRALKRAASGWTPEGPDEEGVSD, encoded by the exons atggagcaagccagtgaggAGAAGCAGAGCTCAGTGTGCAACCTGGTGGCTGTGTTTGAGACCGGCAG GATCCCGGAAGCAGCACCTGGACCCCACAGCCCTGAATGCCAGCCGCCCCTGTCCCTGGAGCCTTGGGAGGAATCTCCTGTCGGGGAGGCCTTGAAGTCTGGGCCGCGGCCAGTCAGCAGGACCTACCTGAAGTCACTCAAGAATAAGCTACCAAGTGGGGATTGGAGGAAATCTTGCCAGCCTGGGGACAGCCCAGGGCCAGAGACTCAG GAACCTGAGGAGAAGAGGGTCGTGCAGGAGCTTCTGGAGACGGAGCAGGCCTACGTGGCTCGTCTGCATCTGCTTGACCAG gTGTTCTTCCAGGAGCTGCTGAGGGAGGCGGGCCGCAGCAAGGCCTTCCCCGAGGACGTGGTCAGGCTCATCTTCTCCAACATCTCCTCCATCTATCGCTTCCACGCACAGTTCTTCCTTCCAGAGCTGCAGCGGCGCGTGGGTGACTG GGCAGCCACGCCCCGCATTGGGGACGTGATCCAGAAACTGGCCCCGTTTCTAAAGATGTACGGCGAGTACGTGAAGAACTTTGAGCGGGCGGCGGAGCTCCTGGCCACCTGGATGGACAAGTCTCAGCCCTTCCAGGATGTGGTCACCCGCATCCAG CGCAGCGAGGCCTCAGGCAGCCTGACCCTGCAGCACCACATGCTGGAGCCTGTGCAGAGAATCCCGCGGTACGAACTGCTGCTCAAGGACTATGTGCAGAAGCTGCCGGCCCAGGCCCCGGACCTGGAGGATGCCCAGA AAGCGCTGGACATGATCTTCTCAGCTGCACAGCACTCCAACGCAGCCATTGCAGAGATG GAGCGGCTGCAGGGCCTGTGGGAAGTATACCAGCGGCTGGGCCTGGAGGATGACATCGTGGACCCCTCCAACACCCTGCTCCGAGAGGGCCCTGTCCTCAAGATCTCCTTCCGCCGCAGTGACCCGATGGAGCGCTACCTGTTTTTG TTCAACAACATGCTGCTGTACTGCGTGCCCCGCGTCCTCCAAGTGGGCGCCCAGTTCCAGGTGCGGACCCGCATCGATGTGGCCGGCATGAAG GTTCGGGAGCTGATTGACGCTGAGTTCCCACACTCCTTCCTGGTGTCCGGAAAGCAGCGCACGCTGGAGCTACAGGCTCG GTCCAGAGAAGAAATGGTTTCCTGGATACAG GCCTGCCAGGCAGCCATCGACCAAGTAGAGAAGCGGAGTGAAACCTTCAAGGCTGCTGTCCAGGGACCTCAGGGGGACACGCAGGAGCCCAAG CCACAGGCGGAGGAGCTGGGCCTCCGAGCGCCTCAGTGGGTCCGTGACAAGATGGTGACTATGTGTATGCGCTGCCAGGAGCCCTTCAACGCCCTGACGCGTCGGCGCCACCACTGCCGGGCTTGCGGCTAT GTGGTGTGTGCCAAGTGTTCGGACTACCGCGCAGAGCTGAAATACGACGGCAACAGGCCCAATCGAGTCTGCCTGGCCTGCTACATCTTCCTTACCGGAAGTATGCTCCCCGAGGGCAAGGAGGACAAGAGGCGGGGCATCCTGGAG AAAGAGGCCTCGGCGACGCCTGATCAGAGTGTGATGTGCAGCTTCCTGCAGCTCACGGGGGACAAGTGGGGCAGGAGCGGCCCCCGGGGCTGGTGCGTGATCCCGAGGGATGAGCCGCTGGTGCTGTATGTCTATGCTGCCCCCCAG GACACGAAGGCTCACACCTCCATCCCCCTGCTGGGCTATCAGGTGACTCCGGGCCCCCAGGGGGACCCTCGGGCTTTCCAGCTGCAGCAGTCCGGCCAGCAGCTCACCTTCAAAGCCGAATCCGAGGAGCTGCAGGCCCGCTGGGTGAGGGCTCTCAAGCGGGCGGCCAGTGGCTGGACCCCCGAGGGGCCTGACGAGGAGGGCGTGTCTGACTGA